A stretch of the Uranotaenia lowii strain MFRU-FL chromosome 3, ASM2978415v1, whole genome shotgun sequence genome encodes the following:
- the LOC129752032 gene encoding facilitated trehalose transporter Tret1-2 homolog: MSEVKGIIPYKLSDCLLRLMGRIWDKDQLPEKRKEGSTFRIKAIATLAKSYFFFIFPLPASLSAIGTPIGCLLSGYVMDNFGRKKALLFTEIPMIIGWIVIACATNVEMIYAGRVLTGFGSGMVGAPARVYTSEVTQPHLRGMLCALASTGISLGVLFQYTLGAVTTWKILSAISACVPVLAFVLMLFMPETPNYLVTKNKPDQALKSLAKLRGSTYNLEREVNQLQTFAQKSNQKKKMSPRETIQALLHPSCLKPFGILTLYFMMYQFSGVNTITFYAVEIFRDSGTTMDKYTCTIMLGVIRFVFTILAAVLLRRCGRRPLTFISGIGCGVTMIGLGTYLYFKKTWEEADPPIAPTATWFPVACIFIFTITCTLGFLVVPWVMIGELYPMKVRGLVGGMTTCMAHSFVFIVVKTYPLLAHVLQRHGAFILYGCISFLGTIFFYLCLPETKGKSLQEIEDYFSGRIKSLKKSKQLEAETGQLNNNSKPQLLTVEKNKLLP; encoded by the exons tCAACATTCCGTATTAAAGCCATTGCAACGTTAGCTaagtcctattttttttttatttttcctcttcCAGCCTCGCTATCGGCCATCGGAACTCCGATCGGATGTCTGCTCAGCGGTTACGTGATGGACAACTTTGGCCGCAAGAAGGCACTGCTGTTCACCGAGATCCCCATGATCATCGGCTGGATCGTGATCGCATGCGCAACAAACGTGGAGATGATCTATGCAGGTCGGGTGCTAACCGGATTCGGTTCCGGCATGGTCGGTGCTCCAGCTCGTGTCTACACCTCGGAAGTAACTCAACCTCATTTGAGGGGTATGCTTTGTGCTTTGGCTTCTACCGGTATCAGCTTGGGAGTTCTGTTCCAGTATACTCTGGGAGCAGTGACCACGTGGAAGATATTGTCGGCCATTTCTGCCTGTGTACCGGTGTTGGCATTCGTATTGATGCTGTTCATGCCGGAAACGCCTAATTATTTGGTCACTAAGAACAAGCCGGATCAGGCACTGAAGAGTTTGGCCAAATTGCGAGGATCGACATATAATCTGGAACGGGAAGTAAATCAGCTGCAGACTTTCGCACAGAAAAGCAATCAGAAGAAAAAGATGTCCCCAAGGGAAACCATCCAAGCTCTGCTGCATCCGTCCTGTTTGAAGCCGTTCGGAATTTTGACTCTCTACTTCATGATGTACCAGTTCAGTGGAGTGAACACGATCACCTTCTACGCTGTGGAGATCTTCCGTGACTCGGGCACTACCATGGACAAATACACCTGTACCATTATGTTGGGTGTGATCCGATTCGTGTTTACGATTTTGGCAGCGGTTTTGTTACGAAGGTGCGGACGCCGTCCGTTGACTTTCATATCCGGAATCGGTTGTGGCGTTACCATGATCGGTCTGGGCACGTACCTGTACTTCAAGAAAACTTGGGAAGAAGCAGATCCTCCGATTGCTCCGACCGCTACCTGGTTCCCTGTGGCGTGTATCTTCATCTTCACGATCACCTGCACCCTGGGCTTCCTGGTAGTCCCATGGGTGATGATCGGTGAGCTGTACCCCATGAAGGTCCGAGGACTGGTCGGTGGAATGACCACCTGCATGGCCCATTCGTTTGTGTTCATCGTCGTCAAAACCTACCCGTTGTTGGCCCACGTGCTGCAGAGGCATGGAGCCTTCATCCTGTACGGGTGCATTTCGTTCTTAG GAACGATATTCTTCTATCTGTGTCTACCGGAGACCAAGGGCAAGTCCCTGCAAGAAATCGAAGACTACTTCTCTGGTCGCATTAAGTCGCTAAAGAAGTCCAAACAGCTCGAGGCCGAAACCGGTCAGCTGAACAACAACTCCAAGCCACAGCTGTTGACGGTGGAGAAGAACAAGCTACTTCCGTAA